The DNA sequence TCATTATGTAAAAAGCCTTTTTGCGATTTCGAATGATAAACCCGCGCTCGTCAACGGCAGATGGGTCACACCGATGCCGGGTCCGATGTGGTGGCGCACCAAAGCGCAGTCGGGCGGCCAGTTCACCGAGCAGTGCACCCACCTCGTCGACGCCGCCGTGTACATCGCCGGGAAAATCACCGAGGTCTCGGCGTTCGCCGCAAAGGGCTTTATGACCGATGTGAACGGCTACAACGTCGATGATGCAACGGTGATTAACGTCCGATTCGAAAACGGCGCGGTCGGCAACTTTACGACCGGCTGCTTTGTGCGGGAGGAAAACGATATCGGGCTGCTGTTTTCCTCAAAAACCGCCCGCTGCCGCTTCAATACCTGGGATATGTCGCTTGAAATCGATCACGGTAAAGGACATCAAGAGACCATCACACCCGAGGGGGACATCTTTGAGATTCAGGCCAATGCCTTTATCAACGCGATTAAAAAAGGCGATACAGGCGGCCTCCACTCGACT is a window from the Oscillospiraceae bacterium genome containing:
- a CDS encoding Gfo/Idh/MocA family oxidoreductase; this encodes MKIGIIGTGWVSGLHIKALQKIEGVQIAAVAATSLDKAEKAALPIGAKAYDDYRKMLSKEQLDAVYILTPPHVHGEPELLCAKAVSAVFVEKPVANNLETALKVERAFEDAKTVAASGYMMRYYESIHYVKSLFAISNDKPALVNGRWVTPMPGPMWWRTKAQSGGQFTEQCTHLVDAAVYIAGKITEVSAFAAKGFMTDVNGYNVDDATVINVRFENGAVGNFTTGCFVREENDIGLLFSSKTARCRFNTWDMSLEIDHGKGHQETITPEGDIFEIQANAFINAIKKGDTGGLHSTYHTAVETLKVTLAADESALTGKTVRIQ